A single Flavobacteriales bacterium DNA region contains:
- a CDS encoding metal-dependent hydrolase, with protein sequence MAKVTYLGHSCFLIEMGGKVFLTDPFISGNPLAKHIDIASLQADYILVSHGHGDHVADLVALANQTKAEVICNFEIYLWLEKQGYLNVRPINIGGSCQLENTKVKAVVAIHSSVLPDGSNGGNPLGFVLSNGQKTIYFAGDTALTYDMKLIADEYAVDMVILPIGDTFTMGVEDAAKAAEFCNTAQVVGMHYDTFEPIKIDKNRAIETFDKKGVKLTLMQIGQTLDY encoded by the coding sequence GTGGCAAAAGTAACGTATTTGGGTCATTCGTGTTTTCTGATAGAAATGGGCGGAAAGGTGTTTCTTACCGACCCGTTTATTAGCGGAAATCCGTTGGCAAAGCATATTGACATAGCGTCTCTTCAGGCAGATTATATTTTGGTTTCGCATGGTCATGGCGACCATGTGGCTGATTTGGTGGCTTTGGCTAACCAAACCAAAGCAGAAGTGATTTGCAACTTCGAAATCTATTTGTGGCTCGAAAAACAAGGCTACCTAAATGTGAGACCCATAAATATTGGTGGGTCATGTCAGTTGGAAAATACAAAAGTAAAAGCAGTAGTGGCCATACATAGCAGCGTTTTGCCGGATGGTTCAAATGGCGGAAACCCACTGGGATTTGTTCTTTCAAACGGTCAAAAAACCATTTATTTCGCAGGGGATACGGCGTTAACCTACGACATGAAACTAATAGCGGATGAATATGCGGTGGATATGGTCATTTTACCCATTGGCGACACGTTTACCATGGGGGTAGAAGATGCTGCCAAAGCCGCAGAATTTTGCAACACTGCTCAGGTGGTGGGCATGCACTACGACACATTTGAACCCATAAAAATTGATAAAAACCGAGCCATAGAAACATTTGACAAAAAAGGTGTGAAACTTACTTTAATGCAAATAGGGCAAACACTCGATTATTGA
- a CDS encoding ABC transporter substrate-binding protein: MNRIVVIIHMTWLLISCNPSNKRLPKTVFRYNSENGITSLDPAFASSQDNIWAVNQLFNGLIQLDKELKTQPAIAQSWVIDSSGKIYTFLLRNDVYFHENKCFKTAKRKVTANDFVYSFNRIIDPKTASPGAWIFNDKVVKNGFKALNDSTFQIELTQPFSPFIGILSMPYCAVVPHEAVEYYQKSFAQNPVGTGPFQLAFWEQDVNLILHKNEHYFETENGQKLPYLDAINISFIANKQMALLHFLQGNLDMFNGLSSSVKDVVLDKNGQLKPDIKEKCVLEKKPFLNTEYLAINIGENALEPLNNSYFRKAINFAIDREKMLKNLRNSIGIPAYGGFIPAGLSGHTEKQSYHYHFDLKKAQENLAKSGYLSSPKTITVATTKDYLDLCIYIQKQLKDIGINCTIDVLPSSELKEKKRNAELSFFRASWILDYPDAENYLSCFYSKNFCPSGPNYTHFKNELFDKTYEKSLAEVNEPKRIKLYEEMDKMILEESPVIILFYDQSMRLLSHSISNLENNPLNIPDLKRAKKKAN, translated from the coding sequence ATGAACAGGATAGTGGTAATTATTCACATGACTTGGCTGTTAATAAGCTGCAATCCATCAAATAAACGTCTTCCGAAAACCGTTTTTCGTTATAATTCTGAAAATGGAATCACTTCTTTGGATCCTGCATTTGCTTCATCACAAGACAACATTTGGGCTGTAAATCAATTGTTTAACGGCCTTATTCAACTTGACAAAGAGTTGAAAACACAGCCCGCAATTGCCCAATCTTGGGTTATCGACAGCAGCGGAAAGATATACACATTTTTGCTGCGTAACGATGTTTATTTTCATGAGAACAAATGTTTCAAAACTGCAAAACGAAAGGTAACCGCCAACGACTTTGTGTATAGTTTTAACCGGATAATCGACCCTAAAACCGCTTCGCCCGGTGCATGGATTTTTAACGACAAAGTGGTAAAAAATGGATTTAAAGCCCTTAACGACAGCACATTTCAAATAGAACTTACCCAACCTTTTTCTCCCTTTATTGGCATTTTATCTATGCCATATTGTGCTGTTGTGCCACACGAAGCGGTGGAATATTATCAAAAATCGTTCGCTCAAAATCCGGTGGGTACGGGCCCGTTTCAATTGGCCTTTTGGGAACAGGATGTAAACCTGATTTTGCACAAAAATGAACATTATTTTGAAACCGAAAACGGGCAAAAATTGCCTTATTTAGATGCCATAAACATTTCTTTTATTGCCAACAAGCAAATGGCGTTGCTGCACTTTTTGCAAGGAAATTTAGACATGTTTAATGGCCTAAGCAGCAGCGTAAAAGACGTGGTTTTAGACAAAAACGGCCAACTAAAACCCGACATCAAAGAAAAATGTGTGTTGGAGAAAAAACCATTTTTGAACACCGAATATCTGGCCATAAATATTGGCGAAAATGCATTAGAACCATTGAATAATAGCTACTTTCGGAAGGCCATAAACTTTGCCATCGACCGTGAAAAAATGCTAAAAAACCTCCGAAACAGCATCGGCATTCCGGCATACGGTGGCTTTATTCCTGCCGGATTGAGCGGTCACACCGAAAAACAATCGTATCACTACCACTTTGACCTAAAAAAAGCCCAAGAAAATTTGGCAAAAAGCGGCTACCTGAGTAGCCCGAAAACCATAACTGTGGCTACTACCAAAGATTATTTAGACCTCTGCATATACATACAAAAACAACTTAAAGATATTGGAATCAATTGCACCATCGATGTGCTGCCATCGTCAGAATTAAAAGAAAAAAAACGCAATGCAGAGTTATCCTTTTTCCGTGCCAGCTGGATTTTGGACTATCCCGATGCTGAAAACTACCTATCGTGCTTTTACAGCAAAAATTTCTGTCCGTCGGGCCCCAATTACACCCACTTTAAAAATGAATTGTTCGACAAAACCTATGAAAAATCATTGGCCGAAGTAAATGAGCCAAAACGGATTAAACTATATGAAGAAATGGACAAAATGATTTTGGAAGAATCACCTGTAATTATTTTGTTTTACGACCAAAGTATGCGACTACTGAGTCATTCTATTTCAAATCTTGAAAACAATCCGCTGAATATTCCGGATTTAAAGCGAGCAAAAAAGAAGGCAAATTAA
- a CDS encoding UDP-N-acetylmuramoyl-tripeptide--D-alanyl-D-alanine ligase, with the protein MQLLSFYKLFLQQQQRFTTDTRNINQGDVFFALKGANFNGNLFAEKALQLGASYVVVDEETGQNDERIVQVPDVLSFMQQLATHHRKQFNIPIVAIAGSNGKTTTKELLISVLQTKFKVHATKGNLNNHIGVPMTLLSMKPETEMALIEIGTNNFGEIAFLCSLLQPNYGLITNIGKEHLEGFGDLEGVAKEESELYQFLLKNNGLAFVNHDDFYLNRMSHRLSKKVGYSVFDRSIGVYLVVKSFSPSLELMFADTEFYSVLNGNHNAQNIAAAVAVGHHFGLTNQQLKAGIESYVPSNNRSEIKHIGSNHFLLDAYNANPSSMEAAIDSFAALKSDKKIILLGDMFELGETAFEEHQAIAQKALSVPHCQCFFAGETFNKVINNANQAFKTTSELSAYLKNQHIENTWFLIKGSRGMKMEQVLEVF; encoded by the coding sequence ATGCAACTTTTATCGTTCTACAAACTTTTTCTGCAACAGCAGCAGCGGTTTACCACCGACACAAGAAATATCAACCAGGGTGATGTATTTTTTGCCCTGAAGGGAGCCAATTTTAATGGCAATTTGTTTGCCGAAAAAGCTCTGCAATTGGGGGCATCTTATGTGGTGGTGGACGAAGAAACCGGCCAGAACGATGAGCGGATTGTGCAAGTGCCGGATGTGTTGTCGTTTATGCAGCAGTTGGCCACTCATCACCGAAAACAATTTAATATTCCGATAGTAGCCATTGCCGGGAGCAACGGAAAAACCACAACGAAAGAATTGTTAATTAGTGTGTTGCAAACCAAATTTAAGGTGCATGCCACCAAAGGAAATTTGAACAACCACATTGGAGTGCCAATGACTTTGCTCTCGATGAAACCCGAAACCGAGATGGCCCTGATAGAAATAGGCACGAACAATTTTGGTGAAATTGCCTTTTTGTGCAGTCTTCTTCAGCCAAATTATGGTTTGATAACCAACATTGGCAAAGAACATTTAGAAGGTTTTGGCGACCTTGAAGGTGTGGCCAAAGAGGAAAGCGAACTATATCAATTTCTGCTAAAAAACAACGGATTGGCTTTTGTCAATCACGATGATTTTTATTTGAATCGGATGAGCCATCGGTTATCAAAAAAAGTGGGTTATTCGGTTTTTGATAGGTCAATTGGCGTTTATTTGGTGGTAAAAAGTTTTTCTCCCAGTTTAGAATTGATGTTTGCCGATACCGAATTTTATTCTGTTTTAAACGGAAATCATAATGCCCAAAACATTGCGGCGGCTGTGGCCGTTGGCCATCATTTTGGCTTAACCAATCAACAACTAAAAGCCGGTATTGAAAGCTACGTTCCCTCCAACAATCGCTCGGAGATTAAACATATTGGCAGCAATCATTTTTTGTTGGATGCCTATAATGCCAACCCCAGCAGCATGGAAGCAGCCATCGACTCTTTTGCGGCTCTGAAATCAGACAAAAAAATCATTTTATTGGGCGATATGTTTGAATTGGGCGAGACGGCTTTTGAGGAACATCAGGCCATTGCTCAAAAAGCTCTGAGTGTGCCTCATTGCCAATGTTTTTTTGCTGGAGAAACGTTTAATAAGGTAATCAACAATGCAAATCAGGCATTTAAAACGACTTCCGAATTATCCGCGTATCTAAAAAATCAACACATCGAAAACACGTGGTTTTTGATAAAAGGCAGCCGTGGCATGAAGATGGAGCAGGTGCTTGAGGTTTTTTAA
- a CDS encoding T9SS type A sorting domain-containing protein, whose translation MNRAITFFAVFLAAILCQAQSVSFKVATNVDVRDSLGNSLPFSAIGGLNQPQFYNLDIDNDGKLDLFVFDRNGSKVVSLINDGSGNFTYKPEYDQIYPVNFEHWVVFKDYNADNKPDLWFYNTEESGVSLYTNITKAGDKYAKFQKYSDKLNVFINFALDSFAIDSTSLFCSTTNIPAIEDVDGDGDIDFLTLQANGFGVTCFLNNCVENGQPITKPSFERVDFCWGDFQESAEDNRIFFGRPQYCFKYYQYKKKHAGGSSLLLLDNDEDGDMDLLMGNVALRHLNLLKNGKSEFGLKLDSMISNDTMYPASRPVAVNNFPAAYYQDVNGDGIKDLIVAVNTFDKNSYIFRETGNILYYENQGKNNKPNFIFKDSTFITSKMADHGGYAAPVLFDYDGDGDLDLILGTNGDNYITQEFTDYLNLYENIGTKTNPIFQFAKLDYLGLRKDSIRNIYYTFGDIDKDGKSELLVGSSYGNLKLYEINGTGKNATATLIEDNAFGIQVSEASAPVLADVNLDGNIDLLVGSYNGNTQYYENTSSTSTPNFELKQDTFGNVLPGYMRINYVFDPKDPENPKLDTFFQPTYGVFPTMADLDGNGDPEFIFGDSKGRIYVNRNVNKTSFSNFTPLESINYMDAFGQQCYNYRFGANVKPAFGDLNGDGKMDMIVGSDRGGFQVAYAEGNCNLGLGFGLVKKYLNLYPNPTTGLVHFDGISETNAHLNVFTLNGQLIYQNDINPMLDVDLSVLSNGIYIVQVATKNESLMAKLVKID comes from the coding sequence ATGAATAGAGCCATTACTTTTTTCGCGGTTTTTTTGGCGGCCATTTTATGCCAAGCTCAGAGCGTTTCGTTTAAGGTTGCAACAAATGTAGATGTGAGGGACAGCCTCGGAAATAGCCTACCTTTTTCGGCCATTGGAGGGTTAAACCAGCCTCAGTTTTACAATCTTGATATCGACAATGATGGAAAATTAGACCTATTTGTATTTGATAGAAATGGTTCTAAAGTTGTATCGTTGATTAATGACGGTAGCGGGAACTTTACCTACAAACCCGAATACGACCAGATTTATCCGGTAAATTTTGAACATTGGGTTGTTTTTAAAGATTATAATGCCGACAACAAACCCGATTTGTGGTTTTACAACACCGAAGAAAGTGGGGTTTCGCTTTACACCAACATAACTAAAGCCGGAGATAAATACGCCAAATTTCAAAAATACAGTGATAAACTAAACGTATTTATCAACTTCGCACTAGATTCGTTTGCCATAGACAGCACAAGTTTGTTTTGCAGCACCACCAATATTCCGGCCATTGAAGATGTGGATGGCGATGGCGACATTGACTTTTTGACCTTGCAAGCCAATGGTTTTGGTGTAACTTGTTTTTTGAATAATTGTGTTGAAAATGGGCAACCAATAACAAAACCAAGCTTTGAAAGAGTAGATTTTTGTTGGGGCGATTTTCAGGAATCTGCTGAGGATAACCGCATATTTTTTGGCCGTCCACAGTACTGTTTTAAATATTACCAATACAAGAAAAAACATGCAGGAGGTTCTAGTTTGCTGCTGTTAGATAACGATGAAGATGGCGACATGGACTTGCTGATGGGCAACGTTGCACTACGACATCTCAATTTGTTAAAAAACGGTAAATCGGAGTTTGGCCTCAAATTGGATTCCATGATTTCCAACGACACCATGTATCCGGCAAGTCGTCCGGTAGCGGTCAATAATTTTCCGGCTGCATATTATCAGGATGTGAATGGAGATGGCATTAAAGACCTTATTGTGGCAGTAAATACGTTCGACAAAAACAGTTACATTTTTAGAGAAACCGGAAACATTTTGTATTACGAAAATCAGGGAAAAAACAATAAACCCAATTTTATTTTTAAAGACAGCACTTTCATCACTTCCAAAATGGCCGACCACGGTGGTTATGCCGCCCCTGTTTTGTTCGATTATGATGGCGATGGCGATTTGGACTTGATTTTGGGTACTAATGGCGACAACTACATTACCCAAGAATTTACTGATTATCTTAACCTGTATGAAAATATTGGTACTAAAACAAACCCGATATTTCAGTTTGCTAAATTGGACTATTTGGGTTTGAGAAAAGACTCTATCCGCAACATTTATTACACTTTTGGAGATATAGATAAAGATGGAAAATCGGAGTTGCTTGTCGGCAGTTCTTATGGCAACTTGAAGCTGTATGAAATAAACGGGACAGGCAAAAATGCTACTGCCACACTCATAGAAGATAACGCCTTTGGCATTCAGGTATCAGAAGCAAGTGCACCGGTGTTGGCAGATGTAAATTTGGATGGAAACATTGATTTGTTGGTGGGTTCATACAACGGAAACACTCAATATTATGAAAATACCAGCAGCACCTCCACCCCAAATTTTGAGTTGAAACAAGATACGTTTGGTAATGTTTTGCCCGGTTATATGCGAATAAACTATGTTTTTGACCCAAAAGACCCTGAAAACCCCAAATTAGACACCTTTTTTCAACCTACTTATGGCGTTTTCCCAACCATGGCCGACCTTGACGGAAACGGAGATCCAGAGTTTATTTTTGGCGATTCGAAAGGAAGAATTTATGTAAACAGAAATGTAAATAAAACGTCGTTTAGCAACTTCACTCCCCTTGAATCAATAAATTACATGGATGCTTTTGGCCAACAATGCTACAATTATCGTTTTGGAGCCAACGTAAAACCTGCCTTTGGCGATTTGAACGGCGATGGCAAAATGGATATGATTGTCGGCAGCGACCGAGGAGGGTTTCAAGTGGCTTATGCTGAGGGCAACTGCAATTTGGGCCTCGGTTTTGGTTTGGTAAAAAAATACCTCAATCTATATCCAAATCCTACCACGGGCTTGGTGCATTTTGACGGCATAAGCGAAACAAATGCTCACTTAAACGTTTTCACGCTCAACGGTCAACTTATCTACCAAAACGACATTAATCCTATGCTGGATGTAGATTTGAGTGTGCTGAGCAATGGCATTTACATAGTGCAAGTAGCAACCAAAAACGAAAGTTTGATGGCAAAACTTGTTAAAATTGACTAA
- a CDS encoding geranylgeranyl reductase family protein — protein sequence MSFNHYPIAILGAGPAGATVSMGLTSKKINHILIDKATFPRDKICGDALSGKVVYALNRVKPDVVKQIAETSKTFLPSWGISFIAPNGKRLNIPFTTNKEKIQYPPGFISTRFDFDNLLVENTKSNHCTPLFDTEVEKIEITDNCTINLKNGQSITADLIVDCSGAHSPIARNFGFELEHKHHCAGLRQYYENVAGLSEEGYIELHFIKNVLPGYFWIFPMTNNRANVGIGMLTDAVSKNKINLKSELKNIIENHPEISKRFKNAKPLESVKGWGLPLGSKKRELAHNRILFCGDAASLIDPFTGEGIGNAMISAKYATDVAAKAIVRNDFSIENLNEYTQLVYKHLGPELNISHQLQKMVKYPWLFNFVANKGHKSAAFRELLTSMFENVDLRKKFKDPKFYFNLLFNK from the coding sequence GTGAGTTTTAATCATTACCCTATTGCAATACTTGGTGCCGGCCCTGCGGGAGCGACTGTTTCCATGGGGCTTACCTCAAAAAAAATCAATCATATTTTGATTGACAAGGCTACTTTTCCGCGTGACAAGATATGTGGCGATGCACTTAGCGGAAAAGTGGTTTATGCACTCAACCGAGTAAAACCTGACGTGGTAAAACAAATTGCAGAAACATCCAAAACCTTTTTGCCAAGCTGGGGAATAAGTTTTATTGCCCCTAACGGAAAGAGACTAAACATTCCTTTCACAACCAACAAAGAAAAAATTCAATACCCCCCAGGGTTTATTTCTACCCGCTTTGATTTCGATAATTTATTGGTAGAAAACACAAAATCAAACCATTGCACACCATTGTTTGACACAGAGGTAGAGAAAATTGAAATTACAGATAATTGTACCATTAATTTAAAAAATGGCCAATCAATAACCGCCGACCTGATTGTTGATTGCAGCGGAGCCCACTCTCCCATTGCCCGAAATTTTGGCTTTGAATTGGAGCATAAACACCACTGTGCGGGACTAAGACAATACTACGAAAATGTGGCCGGATTGAGCGAGGAAGGGTATATTGAATTGCATTTTATAAAAAATGTTTTGCCCGGCTATTTCTGGATTTTTCCGATGACCAACAACCGTGCTAATGTGGGCATAGGCATGTTGACAGATGCCGTTTCCAAAAACAAAATCAACCTAAAAAGCGAATTAAAAAACATTATTGAAAACCACCCTGAAATAAGCAAACGGTTTAAAAATGCTAAACCATTAGAGTCGGTAAAAGGTTGGGGGCTTCCGTTGGGCTCAAAGAAAAGAGAACTTGCCCACAACCGGATTTTGTTTTGCGGAGACGCTGCATCTTTGATTGACCCATTTACCGGAGAAGGTATTGGCAATGCCATGATTAGTGCCAAATATGCCACCGACGTGGCAGCCAAAGCCATTGTGAGAAATGATTTTTCTATAGAAAACTTAAACGAATATACCCAATTGGTTTACAAACATTTGGGGCCGGAGCTAAACATTAGTCATCAACTTCAAAAGATGGTAAAATACCCATGGTTATTCAATTTTGTGGCAAACAAGGGGCATAAAAGTGCTGCTTTTAGAGAACTTTTAACCTCGATGTTTGAAAATGTTGATCTCCGAAAAAAGTTTAAAGACCCCAAGTTTTATTTCAACTTGTTGTTTAATAAATAA
- a CDS encoding alpha/beta hydrolase, with protein sequence MIFKEEISIKGSGKRPITFDVNYNPEMRNMPIALFCHGFKGFKDWGAWNLVAEKMAEAGIFFIKMNFSHNGVSVKNLNDISDAEAFAENTFSLELDDLGLVLDWICKDNEEYKYYFNPENISVIGHSRGAPICLLKSIEDDRIGKVITWAGAFNLGKFVEMEDDAAWQERGFVEVKNARTGDVYPINYSFRKDYLDHAERLNLAKRIADFDQELMLIHGKDDETAPISNSRKIHEFVKHSVYLETNGNHTFGSSHPWTSENLPTDLLKVMDETSEFVLLE encoded by the coding sequence TTGATTTTTAAAGAAGAAATTAGCATAAAAGGCTCAGGCAAACGTCCAATAACGTTTGATGTGAACTATAATCCGGAAATGCGAAATATGCCCATCGCATTGTTTTGTCATGGCTTTAAAGGTTTTAAAGATTGGGGAGCTTGGAATTTGGTTGCCGAAAAAATGGCAGAGGCTGGCATTTTTTTCATCAAAATGAATTTTTCTCACAATGGAGTGTCTGTCAAAAATCTTAACGATATTTCGGATGCAGAGGCTTTTGCCGAAAATACCTTCAGCCTTGAGTTGGATGATTTAGGCCTTGTGTTGGATTGGATTTGCAAAGACAATGAGGAGTATAAGTATTATTTTAATCCCGAAAACATTAGTGTGATTGGCCACAGTCGTGGGGCACCTATATGTTTGCTAAAATCCATTGAGGATGATAGAATTGGAAAGGTAATTACATGGGCAGGTGCTTTCAATCTCGGCAAATTTGTTGAAATGGAAGACGATGCCGCTTGGCAAGAAAGGGGTTTTGTAGAAGTAAAAAATGCACGAACAGGTGATGTGTACCCAATAAATTATTCATTCCGAAAAGATTATCTCGACCATGCGGAAAGGCTGAATTTGGCTAAACGAATTGCTGATTTTGATCAAGAATTAATGCTTATACACGGCAAAGATGACGAGACTGCACCAATATCGAACAGTCGAAAGATTCATGAATTTGTAAAGCATTCGGTTTATTTAGAAACCAACGGTAATCATACGTTCGGTTCGAGTCATCCGTGGACTTCCGAAAATTTACCAACCGATTTGTTAAAAGTGATGGACGAAACTTCAGAATTTGTGCTGCTGGAGTGA
- a CDS encoding peptidylprolyl isomerase has product MRKLIFVSVLLAVISCGNSYKKVIKSLDLEKGLYAELMTSKGNIYIKLEPELAPVTTANFVGLAEGSIENTIKKLGEPFFDGLTFHRVVPGFVIQGGDPLGNGAGGPGYRFGTEVSPKLKHYKEGTVAMANSGVNTNGSQFYITMGATEHLDGAYNVFGYVIKGMDVVKSITVGDKIEKVNIIRVGKTAKKFDAASQMIKLP; this is encoded by the coding sequence ATGCGAAAACTCATTTTTGTTTCGGTTCTTTTGGCGGTAATTTCTTGCGGAAATTCCTATAAGAAAGTCATTAAATCGTTGGATTTAGAAAAAGGTTTATATGCCGAACTGATGACTTCCAAAGGAAATATTTACATAAAATTAGAACCTGAACTTGCACCGGTAACCACCGCAAATTTTGTAGGATTGGCCGAAGGTAGTATCGAAAATACCATCAAAAAACTGGGTGAACCATTTTTTGACGGACTTACTTTTCATCGGGTGGTTCCGGGTTTTGTTATTCAAGGCGGAGACCCTCTTGGCAATGGAGCGGGGGGGCCGGGGTATCGATTTGGCACAGAAGTTTCGCCAAAATTAAAGCATTACAAAGAAGGAACCGTGGCCATGGCCAACAGCGGTGTGAACACCAACGGCAGCCAATTTTATATAACCATGGGAGCAACCGAGCATTTGGACGGGGCGTACAATGTATTTGGATATGTTATAAAGGGAATGGATGTGGTAAAAAGCATTACAGTGGGTGATAAGATAGAAAAGGTAAACATCATCAGAGTGGGTAAAACAGCAAAAAAATTTGATGCTGCAAGTCAAATGATTAAACTTCCATAA